In the Malassezia vespertilionis chromosome 3, complete sequence genome, one interval contains:
- a CDS encoding uncharacterized protein (EggNog:ENOG503NW8Z; COG:O) produces MSDSVLADDALQERVESMLRACDAPLRTEFNLHAALSGQGLGEDVDRVYIAESDGGAQFAAQNSTFAFHIYRPCPVDNIDEFDVGDADSEGSATVAATLSELPNRGLDGVWENLVYSDDVKARLLHYIYTTMKFATLGIDQNVITCNRVVLLHGPPGTGKTSLCRALAQKLAIRFAGQYTHGKLIEINSHSLFSKWFSESGKLVHRLFELIGELVNDRSGFVVVLIDEIESLSKARGSVAAGVEPSDSIRVVNALLTELDKLKGHTNLLVMTTSNLSESIDSAFLDRVDIRQYIGLPGTEAVYRILRSCLEELMHVGLVLPRSVPSWASLHETFSEVGAALKELAEACTGISGRALRRLPVLAHARYLYASAQSSPAQWIDAMWKVHADMRRDAERESAM; encoded by the coding sequence ATGTCAGACTCAGTGCTTGCGGATGATGCACTACAGGAACGCGTTGAATCCATgttgcgcgcttgcgacgcgccgctccgcaCAGAATTCAAtttgcacgctgcgctttcTGGACAGGGCCTGGGGGAGGACGTGGACCGTGTGTACATTGCGGAATCGGATGGAGGAGCACAGTTTGCCGCGCAGAATTCTACGTTTGCATTCCATATATACCGCCCCTGCCCTGTGGACAATATTGACGAGTTCGACGTCGGTGACGCGGACTCGGAAGGAAGTGCTACGGTAGCAGCTACCCTGTCCGAGCTGCCAAATCGCGGACTGGATGGCGTATGGGAAAATTTGGTATACAGCGACGATGTCAAAGCGCGGCTCTTGCATTACATTTATACCACCATGAAGTTTGCAACGCTGGGGATCGACCAAAACGTGATTACTTGCAATCGTGTGGTGCTCTTACACGGACCGCCAGGCACAGGAAAGACGAGCTTATgtcgcgcacttgcgcagaAGCTTGCAATACGTTTTGCAGGCCAGTACACGCATGGAAAATTAATTGAGATTAACTCGCACTCTCTTTTTTCCAAATGGTTTTCCGAATCGGGCAAGCTTGTGCACCGTCTTTTTGAGCTGATTGGTGAGCTGGTCAATGATAGGTCTGGTTTTGTCGTTGTACTGATCGACGAAATCGAAAGCCTGTCCAAGGCACGCGGCTCTGTTGCTGCGGGAGTCGAGCCAAGTGACTCGATCCGCGTTGTGAACGCGTTGCTGACCGAGCTGGATAAGCTTAAAGGGCACACGAATTTGCTGGTCATGACTACCTCCAATCTGTCCGAGTCGATTGACTCTGCATTTCTGGACCGTGTAGATATTCGCCAATACATTGGCTTGCCGGGCACGGAAGCGGTGTATCGTATTTTGCGCTCCTGCCTCGAGGAGCTTATGCACGTTGGGCTCGTATTGCCACGCTCGGTACCCAGCTGGGCATCTTTGCACGAGACGTTTTCAGAagtgggcgcggcgctcaaaGAGCTGGCAGAGGCGTGCACTGGCATCTCTGgccgtgcactgcgccgtTTGCCTGTGCTTGCACATGCGCGCTATCTTTATGCAAGCGCACAGTCCTCGCCAGCACAGTGGATTGACGCCATGTGGAAGGTGCATGCTGAtatgcggcgcgatgcggaaCGTGAGTCTGCGATGTAG
- a CDS encoding polynucleotide adenylyltransferase (COG:L; TransMembrane:1 (o233-251i); EggNog:ENOG503NZSW), whose amino-acid sequence MSRAGESQVQANGFGSDDYIAFDWDEPVAVSVDARENAQATSVDDAVREHAMARSTPWAAHVPWHAFRNVAEMFTAEIQAYGDWIKPTPEEHKVRMMVIELLQQALCSEWPDAEVRSFGSQDTQLYLPQGDIDLVVLSRAMEQRARETTLRRMAACLRAHGLAQDIQVIGRAKVPIIKFVCTYGHFHVDISINQANGLQAAGLVNRWLRKQPSLRSLVMVVKQLLQQRALSEVFTGGLGSFSVTLMVLSFLQLHPKIQREEIVPEKNLGTLLMELLELYGKNFGYDESGITVRGMGGYFNKRQRGWYDGRKPFLLSIEDPHDVTNDISKGSFAVISVRSTLGGAYDILHAALCARANEMHVFRRRQRTLRDAQAQRKHTYFSAEDGDDRLHRTGDNKEPESILGSVLGISREMIKRRKEIKALYDTGVLQSRMAKDVGADAQEDSTLSVKRRKRQAHTSEAQDYAVFAAPKPLTGDRAKKHRIVSGESAHDSKYALASKHRAAKRKDPWSDVLSEPQVASSDEDAVSDSSSVAYVAASSDSDAPDPRPAVSEPHVSLCAKKSTNPNLSKADRLAYWHSKGGISQEL is encoded by the exons atgtcgcgcgcgggcgAAAGCCAAGTGCAGGCGAACGGGTTTGGCTCGGACGATTACATTGCCTTTGACTGGGACGAGCCTGTTGCAGTCAGTGTGGATGCACGTGAAAATGCGCAAGCGACATCGGTGGACGACGCTGTGCGTGAGCATGCAATGGCAAGAAGCACGCCTTGGGCAGCGCATGTTCCTTGGCACGCGTTTCGCAATGTCGCTGAAATGTTTACTGCGGAGATTCAAGCATACGGAGACTGGATTAAGCCCACTCCGGAGGAACACAAAGTGCGCATGATGGTTATTGAGCTGCTACAGCAGGCACTCTGCTCCGAGTGGCCCGACGCCGAAGTGCGCTCGTTTGGTAGCCAGGATACGCAGCTTTATCTTCCACAAGG CGACATTGATCTCGTCGTTCTTTCGCGAGCcatggagcagcgcgcacgcgaaacgacgctgcggcgcatggctgcgtgcctgcgcgcgcatggtcTCGCACAGGATATCCAGGTAATTGGGCGGGCCAAAGTGCCCATTATTAAGTTTGTATGTACCTACGGCCACTTTCATGTGGATATTTCCATCAACCAAGCCAATGGTCTCCAAGCTGCGGGGCTTGTAAACCGATGGCTCCGCAAGCAGCCGTCGCTGCGGTCATTGGTGATGGTGGTGAAGCAATtgctccagcagcgcgcattgtcTGAAGTTTTTACCGGAGGGCTCGGTAGCTTTAGCGTCACGCTTATGGTCCTTTCCTTCCTGCAGCTGCACCCCAAAATCCAGCGCGAAGAAATTGTACCGGAGAAAAATTTGGGCACACTGCTCatggagctgctcgagctgtaTGGCAAAAACTTTGGCTACGACGAGTCTGGCATTACCGTTCGCGGCATGGGTGGCTACTTTAACAAGCGCCAGCGTGGATGGTACGACGGGAGGAAGCCGTTTTTGCTCAGTATTGAGGATCCCCACGATGTGACCAACGATATTTCCAAAGGCTCATTTGCGGTTATCAGCGTGCGGTCCACTTTGGGTGGTGCGTACGATATATTGCATGCTGCACTctgtgcgcgtgcaaacGAGATGCATGTTTTCCGGCGCAGGCagcgcacattgcgcgacgcacaggcgcagcgcaagcacaccTACTTCTCTGCAGAGGATGGCGACGACCGATTACATCGCACTGGCGACAACAAAGAGCCCGAGTCTATTTTAGGCTCGGTCTTGGGCATATCGCGCGAAATGATCAAGCGTAGAAAGGAAATCAAGGCGTTGTACGACACTGGGGTGCTTCAGTCGCGAATGGCGAAGGATGTGGGTGCGGATGCACAAGAAGACAGTACACTGAGCGTTAAacgccgcaagcgccaggCGCATACAAGCGAAGCACAAGACTATGCCGTATTTGCTGCGCCGAAACCACTCACCGGGGACCGCGCGAAAAAACACCGCATCGTGAGTGGGGAGAGCGCACACGACTCAAAAtatgcgcttgcgtccaagcaccgcgcggccAAACGCAAAGACCCATGGAGTGATGTACTGAGCGAGCCTCAAGTGGCAAGCAGCGACGAAGACGCTGTCTCGGACTCGAGCAGCGTCGCATATGTCGCCGCGTCCTCAgacagcgatgcgccggacCCCCGACCAGCAGTGTCGGAGCCGCATGTTTCGCTTTGTGCCAAAAAATCCACGAACCCGAATTTGAGCAAGGCCGATCGTCTCGCATACTGGCACAGCAAAGGCGGTATCAGCCAAGAATTGTAG
- the PRP5 gene encoding RNA helicase (COG:A; EggNog:ENOG503NV3J), with the protein MPQRLDGAAPISDTEKKRAKAARLAEWRRTQASKRESESSSGAAEKRPKPAPKKMGLRGPAQGPAPKLPARAFSGADDEEYVPINQQARKTALLLDEGSDANLDEAHGQDPLDTYMTSLDAQVTREENISRDMDREIVSDDEILPEADDEGNELGSTEQSPEDLLAFATKRAKRDVPMVNHREMEYEPFRKAFYTEPFELSNMSDADVERMRAEMDAIAVRGKECPKPITRWSHTGLPVSALDEIKSMGFTSPTPIQSQAIPTIMSGRDMLGVAKTGSGKTLAFLLPMLRHVKDQRALSSGEGAIAMILTPTRELAVQIFRDAKPFLRALGLRAACVYGGTPISEHIAAMKKSAEVVIGTPGRMIDLLMANNGRVMNLRRTTYLVLDEADRMLDMGFEPQVMKIVDNVRPDRQSVLFSATFPKQIEGLARKLLRHQPVEITVGGKSVVAAEIHQVVEIMPQSAKFHRLLEVLGKLYSTDEDARTLIFVERQDEADALLRELMRKGYPTMSLHGGKDQVDRDATIEDFKAGIVPIVTATSVAARGLDVKQLKLVVNYDVPSHMEDYVHRAGRTGRAGNKGTCITFITPEQDKYARDIMVALKASHASVPPALEEMVASFREKLANGAAHAASSGFGGRGLARLEVDRHETLRIQQTAYNDSREDENNVDLDALRAENEASKMDTSIQVRSGAVPEAVRENKVPQLYDFSDEGSINMAKLAAVRAGGANTAKLREIIARINATSQSRKEGAAAAIAEAIEQSRRARDPDATNFHALVPINDFPQKARWRVTNKETMAQLIETTGASITSKGAFYDKGREPQPGDAPKLTLLIESNEEYRIEHAVREIKRLLLEGTQSFIEDQSRTPQAGGRYTVV; encoded by the coding sequence atgccgcagcgcttggatggcgctgcgcctaTCTCCGATACGGAAAAGAAGCGtgcaaaagcagcgcgccttgcggaaTGGCGTCGCACACAGGCAAGTAAGCGCGAGTCAGAGTCGAGcagtggcgctgcagagaaGCGCCCGAAGCCAGCGCCAAAGAAAATGGGGCTTCGGGGTCCTGCGCAAGGCCCTGCGCCCAAGCtgcctgcgcgcgccttttccgGCGCGGACGATGAGGAATATGTACCCATAAACCAACAGGCACGCAAGACTGCCCTATTGTTGGATGAAGGTAGCGACGCAAACCTCGATGAGGCCCACGGCCAGGACCCGCTGGATACATACATGACGAGCTTGGATGCCCAAGTAACGCGCGAGGAGAATATAAGCAGGGATATGGACAGAGAGATTGTATCGGACGATGAGATCCTTCCCGAAGCAGACGATGAAGGGAATGAGCTGGGCAGTACCGAACAGAGCCCAGAGGACCTGCTCGCGTTCGCGACGAAacgcgcgaagcgcgatGTACCGATGGTCAACCATCGCGAAATGGAGTACGAGCCTTTTCGCAAAGCATTCTATACAGAGCCCTTTGAGCTGTCCAACATGTCAGACGCCGATgtggagcgcatgcgcgcggaaaTGGATGCCATAGCCGTTCGCGGAAAAGAGTGCCCAAAACCCATTACGCGGTGGTCGCACACGGGCTTGCCCGTGAGTGCTTTGGACGAGATAAAAAGCATGGGCTTTACAAGTCCCACGCCCATCCAGAGCCAAGCCATTCCCACGATTATGAGTGGCCGTGATATGCTTGGGGTGGCCAAAACGGGCTCTGGCAAGACGCTCGCATTTCTGCTCCCCATGCTACGTCACGTAAAAgaccagcgcgcgctctcTTCTGGCGAAGGTGCAATTGCCATGATTCTCACGCCCACACGCGAGCTTGCTGTGCAAATCTTCCGCGACGCAAAGccatttttgcgcgcactgggactacgcgccgcttgtgtTTATGGTGGCACACCCATTTCTGAGCACATAGCCGCGATGAAGAAAAGTGCAGAGGTGGTGATCGGCACGCCCGGCCGCATGATTGATCTCTTGATGGCGAACAATGGGCGTGTGATGaacttgcggcgcaccaccTATCTCGTCCTAGACGAGGCGGATCGTATGCTGGACATGGGCTTTGAACCGCAGGTGATGAAGATTGTGGACAATGTGCGGCCCGACAGACAGAGCGTCTTGTTTTCTGCGACCTTTCCAAAACAAATCGAAGGCCTCGcacgcaagctgctgcggcaCCAGCCAGTCGAGATCACTGTCGGCGGCAAGAGCGTCGTCGCGGCAGAGATCCACCAGGTTGTCGAAATCATGCCGCAGAGCGCCAAGTTCCACCGCCTGTTGGAGGTGCTGGGAAAATTGTATAGCACAGACGAGGATGCGCGTACGCTCATCTTTGTGGAGCGTCAGGATGAGGCCGACGCCCTACTTCGCGAACTTATGCGCAAGGGATACCCCACAATGTCGCTTCACGGCGGCAAGGACCAAGTCGATCGCGACGCGACGATTGAGGATTTCAAGGCTGGGATCGTGCCTATTGTCACGGCAACATCCGTGGCTGCGCGTGGACTCGACGTGAAACAGCTCAAACTTGTGGTGAACTACGACGTGCCGAGCCATATGGAGGACTACGTACACCGTGCAGGCCGCACTGGGCGTGCAGGGAACAAGGGAACGTGCATTACCTTTATCACACCCGAACAGGACAAGTATGCACGCGATATTATGGTCGCGCTCAAAGCAAGTCATGCCAGTGTACCGCCTGCATTGGAGGAAATGGTCGCATCTTTTCGCGAGAAGCTcgcaaatggcgccgcccacgccgCTTCGTCAGGGTTCGGTGGCCGcggccttgcgcggctcgaggTGGACCGGCACgaaacgctgcgcatccaGCAAACTGCCTACAATGACAGCCGCGAGGATGAAAATAACGTTGATCTCGACGCACTCCGCGCAGAAAATGAGGCGTCCAAAATGGACACGAGTATACAGGTGCGTTCAGGCGCGGTGCCAGAAGCGGTGCGCGAGAACAAAGTCCCGCAACTGTACGACTTCTCCGACGAGGGTTCGATCAATATGGCCAAGTTGgctgcggtgcgtgcgGGCGGTGCCAATACGGCGAAATTGCGCGAGATCATAGCGCGGATCAACGCAACGTCGCAGAGCCGCAAAgaaggcgctgcagccgcgATTGCCGAAGCGATCGAGCAgtcgcgtcgagcgcgcgatCCGGACGCGACGAATTTCCACGCCTTGGTTCCGATCAACGACTTTccgcaaaaagcgcgctgGCGAGTGACAAACAAAGagaccatggcgcagctCATCGAGACGACTGGTGCGTCCATTACCAGCAAGGGTGCATTCTACGACAAGGGCCGCGAGCCGCAGCCGGGGGACGCGCCAAAACTCACGCTACTGATCGAGAGCAACGAAGAGTACCGAATCGAGCACGCGGTACGGGAAATCAAAAGACTGCTGCTCGAAGGTACACAGTCATTTATCGAGGACCAAtcacgcacgccgcaagcaGGTGGGCGTTATACGGTGGTATAG